One Microbacterium esteraromaticum genomic window carries:
- a CDS encoding response regulator produces the protein MTEPIRLLLVDDQALIRLGFRMVLDAEADLEVVGEAGDGAEAIARAATLRPDVVLMDVRMPGIDGIAATDAIVRSHPDTRVLVLTTFDLDEYAFAAIRAGASGFLLKDAERHELLSAVRAVHRGDGVLAPRVTRALLDRVSGQLDAGGPASGAVADPTAELTEREREVFAAIAQGLTNGEIAERFFLSESTVKTHVGRVLAKLGARDRIHLVILAYEAGVV, from the coding sequence GTGACCGAGCCGATCCGTCTTCTTCTCGTCGACGACCAGGCGCTGATCCGCCTCGGATTCCGAATGGTGCTCGACGCCGAGGCCGATCTCGAGGTCGTCGGCGAGGCAGGCGACGGGGCGGAGGCGATCGCGCGGGCGGCGACCCTGCGCCCCGATGTGGTGCTGATGGACGTGCGGATGCCGGGGATCGACGGCATAGCGGCGACGGATGCCATCGTGCGCAGCCACCCTGACACACGTGTGCTCGTGCTGACCACTTTCGACCTCGACGAGTACGCGTTCGCGGCGATCAGGGCGGGCGCGAGCGGATTCCTGCTGAAGGATGCCGAGCGGCACGAGCTGCTCTCGGCGGTGCGCGCCGTCCACCGCGGCGACGGAGTGCTCGCGCCGCGGGTCACGAGGGCGCTGCTCGACAGGGTCTCGGGGCAGCTGGACGCCGGCGGCCCGGCATCCGGCGCCGTCGCCGATCCGACGGCCGAGCTGACCGAACGCGAGCGGGAGGTGTTCGCCGCCATCGCGCAGGGGCTGACGAACGGAGAGATCGCCGAGCGGTTCTTCCTCAGCGAGTCGACCGTGAAGACGCACGTCGGGCGGGTGCTCGCAAAACTCGGTGCACGTGACCGGATACACCTGGTGATCCTGGCGTACGAGGCCGGAGTGGTCTGA
- a CDS encoding histidine kinase, which yields MSTRSRSSDVLTDDGLRLPRPPGVIRRFWARHPRLADILIALFCLLGSFGLSSTAQQRDGAHSPVVTAVLGMLILGACIALVWRRSRTTAALVAALVVDLALLAGTSATGSLMFAVAVYSVAVYRATRLAWLWLGLGAVATAVLGLALLGAGRLDVQDLVNAILSVAVPGLIAALIGVNVGGRRRYLEAIIDRSRQLLVERDQQAQLAAAAERDRIAREMHDIVSHSLTVVVALSEGAAATDDRSRSRDASLAAARTARSALAEMRSMLGVLRDGDPHAPLAPSSRSAPPRRWPPPGMQDSPHLWPFAVNRTPRRRCVSPSDASCRRASPTPSATRRGPPRSTCASTMTRRPW from the coding sequence GTGTCAACGCGCAGCCGCAGCTCGGACGTCCTCACGGACGACGGACTGCGGCTGCCGCGTCCGCCCGGCGTGATCCGGCGGTTCTGGGCGCGGCATCCGCGCCTGGCAGACATCCTGATCGCCCTGTTCTGCCTGCTGGGCTCATTCGGTCTGAGCAGCACCGCGCAGCAGCGTGACGGCGCGCACTCACCCGTGGTGACGGCCGTGCTCGGGATGCTGATCCTCGGCGCGTGCATCGCGCTGGTGTGGCGACGCTCCCGCACGACCGCCGCGCTGGTCGCGGCGCTGGTCGTCGACCTCGCCCTTCTCGCGGGCACTTCGGCGACCGGGTCGCTGATGTTCGCGGTCGCCGTGTACTCGGTCGCGGTGTATCGCGCGACACGTCTGGCGTGGCTCTGGCTCGGCCTCGGCGCCGTGGCGACGGCCGTGCTCGGACTCGCACTGCTGGGCGCCGGTCGCCTCGACGTGCAGGATCTGGTCAACGCGATCCTCTCGGTGGCCGTGCCGGGACTCATCGCCGCGCTCATCGGCGTCAACGTCGGCGGCCGACGCCGCTATCTGGAGGCGATCATCGACCGCTCCCGCCAGCTGCTCGTCGAGCGGGACCAGCAGGCGCAGCTCGCGGCAGCGGCCGAGCGCGACCGAATCGCCCGCGAGATGCACGACATCGTGTCGCATTCGCTGACCGTCGTCGTCGCGCTGTCCGAGGGGGCCGCGGCCACCGACGATCGGAGCCGCTCGCGCGACGCGTCGCTCGCCGCGGCTCGCACCGCCCGCTCTGCGCTCGCCGAGATGAGATCGATGCTCGGGGTGCTGCGCGACGGCGATCCGCACGCTCCGCTCGCCCCCTCGAGCCGGTCAGCCCCGCCGAGACGGTGGCCGCCGCCAGGGATGCAGGATTCCCCGCATCTCTGGCCGTTCGCGGTGAACCGGACTCCGCGCCGGCGGTGCGTTTCGCCGTCGGACGCATCGTGCAGGAGGGCGTCACCAACGCCATCCGCCACGCGCCGGGGGCCACCGCGGTCGACGTGCGCATCGACCATGACGCGTCGCCCCTGGTGA
- a CDS encoding ABC transporter permease subunit, whose product MTAIQARATHIPTTASHVSLGRQLRSELIKLLSVRGTWWSVAIVAVLTVGIAVLFGANLPEGLPDPIMVIVAPVQFTMLLAGILGVISVTGEYSTGMIRSTLTANPVRGSVLVAKAAVLAAFLFVVSLVIFLAAALIVTPILADAGTSFEWAKPEAVIVPILAASATMSLFSLIGVGLGFLLRSGAGAIAVTVGIIFVLPVIFSLVGTFLPDLTWLIDAANYLPASAAPSAILPSDLTALNAAESWLTLGAWSAASLVAGWAALRGRDA is encoded by the coding sequence ATGACCGCCATCCAGGCCCGCGCCACACACATCCCCACCACCGCGTCGCACGTCTCGCTCGGCAGGCAGCTGCGCAGCGAGCTCATCAAGCTGCTGTCGGTGCGCGGCACGTGGTGGTCGGTCGCGATCGTCGCGGTGCTGACCGTCGGCATCGCCGTGCTGTTCGGGGCGAATCTGCCGGAGGGTCTTCCCGACCCGATCATGGTGATCGTCGCCCCTGTGCAGTTCACGATGCTGCTCGCCGGCATCCTCGGGGTGATCTCGGTCACCGGCGAGTACTCCACCGGCATGATCCGCTCGACCCTCACCGCCAACCCGGTGCGCGGCTCGGTTCTCGTGGCGAAGGCGGCCGTGCTCGCGGCGTTCCTCTTCGTCGTGTCGCTGGTGATCTTCCTCGCCGCGGCGCTGATCGTCACGCCGATCCTCGCCGACGCGGGCACGTCGTTCGAGTGGGCGAAGCCCGAAGCGGTGATCGTGCCGATCCTCGCCGCCTCCGCGACCATGTCGCTGTTCTCGCTGATCGGCGTGGGGCTCGGCTTCCTGCTGCGCTCGGGCGCCGGCGCGATCGCGGTCACGGTCGGCATCATCTTCGTGCTGCCCGTGATCTTCAGCCTGGTCGGCACCTTCCTGCCCGACCTCACCTGGCTGATCGACGCGGCGAACTACCTGCCGGCGTCCGCTGCGCCCAGTGCCATCCTGCCCTCCGACCTGACCGCCCTGAACGCGGCCGAGTCGTGGCTGACGCTCGGCGCCTGGTCGGCGGCGTCGCTCGTCGCCGGGTGGGCCGCATTGCGCGGGCGGGATGCCTGA
- a CDS encoding ABC transporter ATP-binding protein codes for MITAEGLGKRYGDKVAVDDVSFTVRPGSVTGFLGPNGAGKSTTMRMIVGLDRPTSGRVMINGQSYTDLKAPLAEVGVLLDAKAVHTGRSARNHLRAMAATHGIPSSRVDEVIEITGIGSVARKRAGGFSLGMGQRLGIAAALLGDPHTLILDEPVNGLDPEGVRWVRQFVRHAASEGRTVLLSSHLMSEMAQTADHVIVLGRGKVLADAALPDLVRAWTTERVHVRSPRAAELADAIAGTDVEVTSSDRFTLDVTGLPASRIGDIAADRGIAVHELTPASGSLEDAYLALTGDAVEYRTREVPQDVAPLQEARA; via the coding sequence ATGATCACAGCAGAGGGCCTCGGCAAGAGGTACGGAGACAAGGTCGCCGTCGACGACGTGTCGTTCACGGTGCGTCCTGGCAGCGTCACGGGGTTCCTGGGGCCGAACGGCGCCGGCAAGTCGACGACGATGCGCATGATCGTCGGTCTCGACCGACCGACATCCGGCCGCGTCATGATCAACGGGCAGAGCTACACCGATCTCAAGGCGCCGCTCGCCGAGGTCGGGGTGCTGCTCGACGCCAAAGCCGTGCACACCGGCCGCAGCGCGCGCAACCACCTGCGGGCCATGGCCGCCACCCACGGCATCCCTTCTTCCCGTGTCGACGAGGTCATCGAGATCACCGGGATCGGCTCGGTGGCGCGCAAGCGCGCCGGCGGGTTCTCGCTGGGCATGGGCCAGCGCCTCGGCATCGCCGCGGCACTGCTCGGCGACCCGCACACGCTCATCCTCGACGAGCCGGTGAACGGCCTCGACCCCGAGGGCGTGCGCTGGGTGCGCCAGTTCGTGCGCCACGCGGCATCCGAAGGCCGCACGGTGCTGCTCTCCAGCCACCTGATGAGCGAGATGGCGCAGACCGCCGACCACGTGATCGTGCTCGGCCGCGGCAAGGTGCTCGCCGACGCGGCCCTGCCCGACCTCGTCCGCGCGTGGACCACCGAGCGCGTTCACGTGCGCAGCCCCCGCGCCGCCGAGCTCGCAGACGCGATCGCAGGCACCGACGTCGAGGTCACCAGCTCCGACCGCTTCACACTCGACGTGACCGGACTCCCGGCATCCCGCATCGGCGACATCGCCGCCGACCGCGGCATCGCCGTGCACGAGCTGACTCCCGCGAGCGGCTCGCTCGAAGACGCCTACCTCGCCCTCACCGGCGACGCCGTCGAATACCGCACCCGCGAGGTCCCGCAGGACGTCGCCCCTCTCCAGGAGGCCCGCGCATGA
- a CDS encoding MDR family MFS transporter: MTLPSEATGPSRTSGKAAIWLLLGAAFATMLNETVMGVAIPHLVTDLGVSLNLAQWTTTAFMLTMAVVIPTTGYLLQRFTTRQVFLAAMTAFSAGTLLGALAPDFTVLLIARVIQASGTAIMMPLLMTTIMTLVPAHERGRFMGRITIVMAVAPALGPTLSGFILNSLSWQFLFWTILPVALLMLAAGALLLRNIGAHSSAPLDLLSLPLTAVAFGGLVYGFSALGAGTDTSRTAGSIALAAGIVGLALFIWRQLMLQRTERALLDLRVFRSRPFALAVILVMVMMAAMFGSIMLLPIYLQNVLRVDSVTTGLLLLPGGLVMGLIAPLVGRLFDRFGPRPLVIPGAMLASSVLWAMTRLSESTPPVLVMLGHVGLSVGVAFMMTPLMTSALGSLGPKLYSHGSATIGTVQQVAGAIGTALFVTVLGIGTARSMASGAGQIPAEAYGVSFAFLVGAVISLVAVVGSWFVRNPVTPG, translated from the coding sequence CACCGGCCCCTCCCGCACATCGGGCAAGGCCGCGATCTGGCTGCTGCTGGGTGCGGCCTTCGCCACCATGCTCAACGAGACGGTGATGGGCGTCGCCATCCCGCACCTCGTGACCGACCTCGGCGTCTCTCTGAATCTCGCTCAGTGGACCACCACGGCGTTCATGCTCACCATGGCCGTGGTGATCCCGACCACCGGGTACCTGCTTCAGCGGTTCACGACCAGGCAGGTCTTCCTGGCGGCGATGACGGCCTTCAGCGCGGGCACGCTGCTCGGCGCGCTCGCCCCTGACTTCACGGTGCTGCTGATCGCGCGGGTGATCCAGGCCTCCGGCACGGCGATCATGATGCCTCTGCTGATGACGACGATCATGACCCTCGTGCCCGCGCATGAGCGCGGGCGGTTCATGGGACGGATCACGATCGTGATGGCAGTCGCCCCCGCGCTCGGTCCCACGCTGTCCGGATTCATCCTGAACAGCCTGTCTTGGCAGTTCCTGTTCTGGACGATCCTCCCGGTCGCCCTGCTGATGCTCGCCGCCGGAGCCTTGCTGCTGCGCAACATCGGAGCGCACAGCAGCGCTCCGCTCGACCTGCTCTCTCTGCCGCTCACTGCGGTCGCCTTCGGCGGTCTCGTCTACGGATTCAGCGCACTGGGTGCAGGAACCGACACGTCGCGCACCGCCGGGTCGATCGCCCTGGCAGCCGGCATCGTCGGCCTCGCGCTGTTCATCTGGCGACAGCTCATGCTGCAGCGCACCGAGCGGGCACTCCTCGACCTGCGCGTCTTCCGCTCCCGGCCGTTCGCGCTCGCCGTGATCCTGGTGATGGTGATGATGGCGGCGATGTTCGGATCGATCATGCTGCTGCCGATCTATCTGCAGAACGTCCTGCGCGTCGACTCGGTGACCACTGGTCTGCTGCTGCTCCCCGGCGGCCTGGTGATGGGACTCATCGCCCCGCTCGTCGGGCGCCTCTTCGACAGGTTCGGGCCCCGGCCGCTCGTGATCCCCGGGGCGATGCTCGCCAGCTCGGTGCTGTGGGCGATGACGAGGCTCTCGGAGAGCACGCCTCCGGTGCTCGTCATGCTCGGGCACGTGGGGCTCTCGGTGGGGGTCGCCTTCATGATGACGCCGTTGATGACCTCGGCGCTCGGATCTCTCGGGCCGAAGCTGTACTCGCACGGCTCCGCGACGATCGGCACCGTCCAGCAGGTCGCCGGAGCGATCGGCACCGCGCTGTTCGTGACGGTGCTCGGCATCGGGACGGCTCGATCGATGGCATCCGGTGCCGGGCAGATCCCGGCGGAGGCGTACGGAGTCTCGTTCGCCTTCCTGGTCGGAGCCGTCATCTCGCTGGTCGCGGTGGTCGGCAGCTGGTTCGTCCGCAATCCCGTCACCCCTGGATAG